A single region of the Aurantiacibacter sp. MUD11 genome encodes:
- the phhA gene encoding phenylalanine 4-monooxygenase, whose protein sequence is MSQTADQASAKQDFATLPEVPEGVFTAPLKRPAHVGEDWLEPAQTEYSSEDDKIWDDLFARQMDVLPGRACSAMLRGLERLNLGNGGVPSFDRLSRELGALTGWSVVPVPMLIPDHVFFWHLANRRFPAGNFIRTRETFDYIQEPDVFHDVFGHVPLLTDPTFADYMQEYGRAGWKAMRYNKLKALGALYWYTVEFGLILENGEPRIYGAGISSGPTEAVFALEAESPNRIMLNVDRVMRTDYVIDDLQPTYFVIESFEDLYRQTVERDFDRLYRNLGASFTYANSAVIDVDDVLHRGTQEYFLRGGRGSSARPV, encoded by the coding sequence ATGAGCCAGACCGCCGACCAAGCATCCGCGAAGCAGGACTTCGCGACCCTTCCCGAAGTGCCGGAGGGCGTCTTCACCGCGCCGTTGAAGCGCCCGGCGCACGTGGGCGAGGACTGGCTGGAACCGGCGCAGACCGAATATTCCTCCGAAGACGACAAGATCTGGGACGACCTGTTCGCCCGGCAGATGGACGTGCTGCCCGGGCGTGCCTGCTCGGCCATGCTGCGCGGGCTGGAGCGGCTGAACCTGGGCAATGGCGGCGTGCCGTCGTTCGACCGGCTGTCGCGCGAACTGGGCGCGCTGACCGGCTGGTCCGTGGTGCCCGTGCCCATGCTGATCCCCGATCACGTGTTCTTCTGGCACCTTGCCAACCGCCGCTTCCCGGCCGGCAATTTCATCCGCACGCGCGAGACCTTCGACTACATCCAGGAACCCGACGTGTTCCACGACGTGTTCGGCCACGTCCCGCTGCTGACCGACCCGACCTTCGCCGACTACATGCAGGAATATGGCCGCGCCGGGTGGAAGGCGATGCGCTACAACAAGCTGAAGGCGCTGGGCGCGCTGTACTGGTACACGGTGGAATTCGGCCTGATCCTAGAGAACGGCGAGCCGCGCATCTACGGTGCGGGCATCTCTTCCGGCCCGACCGAAGCGGTCTTCGCGCTGGAGGCGGAATCGCCCAACCGCATCATGCTCAACGTCGATCGCGTCATGCGCACCGACTACGTGATCGACGACCTGCAGCCGACCTATTTCGTGATCGAGAGCTTCGAGGACCTCTACCGGCAGACGGTGGAGCGCGATTTCGACCGGCTCTACCGCAATCTTGGCGCCAGCTTTACCTATGCCAATTCGGCGGTAATCGACGTCGACGACGTATTGCACCGGGGCACCCAGGAATATTTCCTGCGCGGTGGCCGGGGCAGTAGCGCCAGACCCGTCTGA
- a CDS encoding LLM class flavin-dependent oxidoreductase — MKFGIFDHVDDSGLPLAEHLEARLQMAETYDRLGFHAYHVAEHHGTPLGHAPSPGVYLAALAQRTRRLRFGPLVYLLPLYHPLRLIEEIGTLDALSGGRLELGYGRGISPIEMGFYGVDMAEQQELAAETFDVVIKGLTQDRLSHSGRFFTFDDVPMVQKCVQQPHPPLWYGTNSPASVQRCAKQRLNMVTLLAGEPMRGMISGYREAYLASGGDPDTMPLVGVGRHVVVADTDAEAQALARPAFARWRASFVQLWEARGADNPFVKSFPADWDALVATGAAVAGSPATVKDFVQREAEQAGYSYFVAQLAFGDLPLAAVQHSATLFAQEVMPQVG, encoded by the coding sequence ATGAAGTTCGGAATATTCGACCATGTCGACGACAGCGGCCTGCCGCTGGCCGAACATCTCGAAGCCCGCCTGCAGATGGCCGAGACCTACGACCGGCTCGGCTTCCACGCCTATCACGTGGCCGAACACCACGGCACGCCGCTGGGCCATGCGCCGTCACCCGGCGTCTATCTCGCGGCGCTGGCGCAGCGCACGCGGCGCCTCCGCTTCGGGCCGCTGGTCTACCTGCTGCCGCTCTACCACCCGCTGCGCCTGATCGAGGAGATCGGCACGCTCGATGCGCTGTCCGGCGGGCGGCTGGAGCTGGGCTATGGCCGCGGCATCTCGCCCATCGAGATGGGTTTCTACGGCGTCGATATGGCCGAGCAGCAGGAGCTGGCGGCGGAGACCTTCGACGTTGTCATCAAGGGGCTGACCCAGGATCGGCTGTCGCACTCGGGCAGGTTCTTCACCTTCGACGACGTGCCGATGGTGCAGAAATGCGTGCAGCAGCCGCACCCGCCGCTGTGGTACGGCACCAATTCGCCTGCCTCGGTGCAGCGCTGCGCGAAGCAGCGGCTCAACATGGTGACGCTGCTGGCGGGAGAGCCGATGCGCGGCATGATATCCGGCTACCGCGAAGCCTATCTTGCCTCTGGCGGCGATCCCGACACGATGCCGCTGGTGGGCGTGGGCCGCCACGTGGTCGTCGCCGATACCGACGCGGAGGCGCAGGCCCTGGCGCGGCCCGCCTTTGCCCGCTGGCGCGCCAGCTTCGTGCAGCTGTGGGAAGCGCGCGGGGCGGACAATCCCTTCGTGAAGAGCTTCCCGGCCGATTGGGATGCGCTGGTGGCGACCGGCGCGGCCGTGGCCGGCTCGCCAGCGACCGTGAAGGACTTCGTCCAGCGCGAAGCGGAACAGGCCGGCTACAGCTACTTCGTCGCGCAACTGGCCTTCGGCGACCTGCCGCTGGCGGCCGTGCAGCACTCCGCAACGCTGTTCGCTCAGGAGGTTATGCCGCAGGTCGGCTGA
- a CDS encoding undecaprenyl-diphosphate phosphatase codes for MTFIEMLILAIVQGITEFLPISSSGHLILVPVFTGSEDQGPMIDIAVHIGSLLAIIVYFFKDAWGLARGGFATVGIGHAPEQRRLFWWIILGTIPAVILGLSIKTGALNGVATALFGLTIEDGDLLASLRFTDLIAFNLIFYGVLLGVADRFGREDRSYEDMTWRDGLLVGLAQALALIPGTSRSGVTMTAARVLGFGRVEAARFSFLLSIPAVAGAGVLIVPDLMAAGSDMVREAFITGVLTFIAAFATMAFLMNFLKKASMMVFVIYRIAMGILLLVMF; via the coding sequence ATGACCTTCATTGAAATGCTGATCCTCGCCATCGTGCAGGGGATCACCGAATTCCTCCCGATTTCGTCTTCCGGACACCTGATCCTCGTGCCGGTCTTCACCGGCTCGGAAGACCAGGGGCCGATGATCGACATCGCGGTCCACATCGGCTCGCTGCTGGCGATCATCGTCTACTTCTTCAAGGACGCCTGGGGACTGGCGCGCGGCGGGTTCGCCACCGTGGGCATCGGCCACGCGCCGGAACAGCGGCGGCTGTTCTGGTGGATCATCCTCGGCACCATCCCGGCGGTGATCCTCGGCCTGTCGATCAAGACCGGGGCCTTGAACGGGGTCGCTACGGCGCTGTTCGGCCTGACGATCGAGGATGGCGACCTGCTCGCCTCGCTGCGCTTCACCGACCTCATCGCCTTCAACCTGATCTTCTACGGCGTGCTGCTGGGTGTGGCAGACCGGTTCGGCCGCGAGGACCGCAGCTACGAGGACATGACCTGGCGCGACGGCCTGCTGGTGGGCCTGGCGCAGGCGCTGGCGCTGATCCCCGGCACCAGCCGTTCCGGCGTCACCATGACGGCGGCGCGCGTGCTCGGCTTCGGTCGCGTGGAAGCGGCGCGCTTCTCCTTCCTGCTGTCGATCCCGGCGGTGGCGGGTGCGGGCGTGCTGATCGTGCCGGACCTGATGGCCGCAGGCAGCGACATGGTGCGCGAGGCCTTCATCACCGGTGTGCTGACCTTCATTGCCGCCTTCGCGACGATGGCCTTCCTGATGAACTTCCTGAAGAAGGCCTCGATGATGGTCTTCGTCATCTACCGCATCGCCATGGGCATCTTGCTGCTGGTGATGTTCTAG
- a CDS encoding toxin-antitoxin system HicB family antitoxin, which yields MAPPKKPTGKKAFALRVDPALHDAIERLAAQELRSVNAEIEMLLREALARRGITVPVSARPRRGRPPKTD from the coding sequence ATGGCACCCCCCAAGAAGCCAACCGGCAAGAAAGCCTTTGCCCTTCGCGTGGACCCTGCGCTGCATGACGCAATCGAGCGTCTTGCGGCGCAGGAGCTTCGTTCGGTAAACGCGGAAATCGAGATGCTGCTGCGCGAGGCGCTGGCCAGACGCGGGATCACGGTGCCAGTGTCAGCGCGGCCACGGCGGGGACGGCCTCCGAAGACGGACTAG
- a CDS encoding M13 family metallopeptidase has product MIRKILATSVSAIGLAMAMPAAAQDQEERDWPTMDFGTWGVDLEQIDTELDPGDNFNAYANGKWIAANEIPADRQRYGAFDMLREESIYDVETLVADLVASDPAPGTSARRIVDAFNAYNNVEAIDASGLAPAYPYLTEIFSAPDLERLAQLFEMPGYPALVSAGVGVDARNPTQYAVSIGFDGMGLPDRDYYLVDSESNIAIREAYQDYLTFLLGQAGYADPRAAAEAVYAFEHQVAELEWARQILRMPNLTYNEVTLDELVELSGDFPITALLEAGRFPQQDRYLVPQIPPTAEEIEQYGLTEAQVAMIGGGTPAMMELLTETPLATLKAYMAARFLSGNASVLTTELDEANFDFYGRTINGQEAQQERWKRAISAVEGSLGEQLGALYVERYFPPSSKAKMDELVANLSRAMASFLDENEWMTPETIAEARTKLEGFVPMIGYPDEFETYDGLEIAADDPLANRISTIAWNQQDNLDRLGTEVDPSEWGMFPQTVNAYYSPLTNRIVFPAAILQPPFFNADADPAVNYGGIGAVIGHEIGHGYDDQGSQFDATGTLRNWWQDTDREGFEAFTARMAEFIEAYCPVDSPEGPVCLRGAQSMGETLGDVVGLQMAYRAYRLSLNGEEAPVIDGLTGDQRFFLGFAQIWRGMEREASLRNRVMTANHPPGEFRLNNAVRHHPAWYEAFNVTADDELYLPPEERIAIW; this is encoded by the coding sequence ATGATCCGCAAGATACTTGCAACTTCCGTTTCGGCCATCGGCCTTGCCATGGCCATGCCCGCCGCCGCCCAGGACCAGGAGGAGCGCGACTGGCCGACGATGGACTTCGGCACCTGGGGCGTGGACCTGGAGCAGATCGACACCGAACTCGATCCGGGCGACAACTTCAATGCCTATGCCAACGGCAAATGGATCGCCGCGAACGAAATCCCGGCCGACCGCCAGCGTTATGGCGCCTTCGACATGCTGCGCGAGGAATCGATTTACGACGTAGAGACGCTGGTCGCCGACCTCGTCGCCTCCGATCCCGCGCCAGGCACCAGTGCCCGTCGCATCGTCGACGCCTTCAACGCCTACAACAACGTCGAGGCGATCGATGCCAGCGGCCTCGCGCCGGCCTACCCCTATCTCACCGAAATCTTCAGCGCGCCCGACCTCGAGCGGCTGGCGCAGCTGTTCGAGATGCCCGGCTATCCGGCGCTGGTGAGCGCGGGCGTGGGCGTCGATGCCCGCAACCCCACGCAGTACGCCGTGTCGATCGGTTTCGACGGCATGGGCCTGCCCGACCGCGACTATTACCTGGTCGATTCGGAGAGCAACATTGCCATCCGTGAAGCCTACCAGGACTACCTCACCTTCCTGCTGGGCCAGGCCGGTTACGCCGATCCACGCGCGGCCGCCGAAGCGGTCTACGCCTTCGAGCACCAGGTCGCCGAGCTGGAATGGGCGCGCCAGATCCTGCGCATGCCCAACCTCACCTACAACGAGGTGACGCTGGACGAGTTGGTCGAACTGTCGGGCGATTTCCCCATCACCGCGCTGCTGGAGGCCGGTCGCTTCCCGCAGCAGGATCGCTACCTTGTCCCGCAGATTCCACCGACCGCCGAGGAAATCGAGCAGTACGGCCTGACCGAGGCGCAGGTGGCCATGATCGGCGGCGGCACCCCGGCGATGATGGAACTGCTCACCGAAACCCCGCTCGCCACGCTCAAGGCCTACATGGCTGCGCGGTTCCTGTCGGGTAACGCCTCTGTCCTCACCACCGAGCTGGATGAGGCGAACTTCGATTTCTACGGCCGCACCATCAACGGCCAGGAAGCGCAGCAGGAACGCTGGAAGCGTGCCATCTCGGCCGTCGAAGGCAGCCTGGGCGAACAGCTGGGCGCGCTCTATGTCGAGCGGTACTTCCCGCCGAGCAGCAAGGCCAAGATGGACGAGCTGGTCGCCAACCTCTCGCGCGCCATGGCTTCCTTCCTCGACGAGAACGAGTGGATGACGCCCGAGACCATCGCCGAGGCGCGCACCAAGCTGGAAGGCTTCGTGCCGATGATCGGCTATCCGGACGAGTTCGAGACCTATGACGGCCTCGAGATTGCCGCCGACGATCCGCTGGCCAACCGCATCAGCACGATCGCCTGGAACCAGCAGGACAATCTCGACCGGCTGGGCACCGAGGTCGATCCCAGCGAATGGGGTATGTTCCCGCAGACGGTGAACGCCTACTATTCGCCGCTGACCAACCGCATCGTCTTCCCCGCCGCCATCCTGCAGCCGCCGTTCTTCAACGCGGATGCGGACCCGGCCGTGAACTACGGCGGCATCGGCGCCGTGATCGGCCACGAGATCGGCCACGGTTACGACGACCAGGGCTCGCAGTTCGACGCCACCGGCACGCTGCGCAACTGGTGGCAGGATACCGACCGCGAAGGCTTCGAGGCCTTCACCGCGCGGATGGCCGAATTCATCGAGGCCTATTGCCCGGTCGACAGCCCGGAAGGCCCGGTCTGCCTGCGTGGTGCCCAGTCGATGGGCGAGACGCTGGGCGACGTGGTCGGCCTGCAGATGGCCTATCGCGCCTACCGGCTGTCACTGAACGGCGAGGAAGCCCCGGTGATCGACGGGCTGACCGGCGACCAGCGCTTCTTCCTCGGCTTCGCGCAGATCTGGCGCGGCATGGAGCGCGAGGCATCGCTGCGCAACCGCGTGATGACTGCCAACCACCCGCCGGGCGAATTCCGCCTGAACAACGCCGTGCGTCACCACCCGGCCTGGTACGAAGCGTTCAACGTCACCGCTGACGACGAACTCTACCTGCCGCCGGAAGAGCGCATCGCCATCTGGTAA
- a CDS encoding ABC transporter transmembrane domain-containing protein, producing MAAPETSPETGEEPQKAKSLSPLTMIFREAGKYPLQLVFAAMALLVSAVITSLGLPNVLRLIIDQGFSGEGDISRWFQYLLVLVAVLGVATAVRFYFVSWLGERVVADIRRKVYDNLLRLSPGFFEENSPKEISSRMTADTSIIEQVVGTTLSVALRNVIMAVLGTGYLFWLAPQLAFWLLVGIPVVIVPIAIFGRRLRDVSRTSQDRVADVGAMVTEMLSAMKIVQGFNQESREAERFGVAVEETFAVAKRRILIRAVMTALLITLIFGAITVLLWRGAVMVTTGAISGGTIGAFIFAGVIVAGAFGALTEVFGDLLRGAGAASRLRELMDEKPEITVPERPMALPQPPRGSLSFQNVSFSYPTRPGELAIEDFSLIVEPGETVAIVGPSGAGKSTIFQLAERFYDPAAGTIRIDGVPLTQADPAEVRRRMALVPQEGILFAASARDNLRYGAWDADEDAIWEAARAANAESFLRDLPEGLDTFLGEGGARLSGGQRQRVAIARALLRDAPILLLDEATSALDAESERLVQDALEHLMENRTTLVIAHRLATVRASDRIVVMEDGRIAEQGDHASLTAKGGLYARLAALQFDDPVTT from the coding sequence ATGGCTGCCCCAGAGACGTCCCCCGAAACAGGCGAAGAACCGCAGAAGGCGAAAAGCCTCAGCCCGCTGACGATGATCTTCCGCGAGGCGGGCAAGTATCCCTTGCAGCTGGTCTTCGCCGCGATGGCGCTGCTGGTGTCGGCCGTGATCACCTCGCTGGGCCTGCCCAACGTGCTGCGGCTGATCATCGACCAGGGCTTTTCCGGCGAGGGCGATATCTCGCGCTGGTTCCAGTACCTGCTGGTGCTGGTCGCCGTCCTGGGCGTGGCGACGGCGGTGCGCTTCTATTTCGTCAGCTGGCTGGGCGAGCGTGTCGTCGCCGACATCCGGCGCAAGGTCTACGACAACCTGCTGCGCCTGTCGCCGGGCTTCTTCGAGGAGAACAGCCCCAAGGAAATCTCCAGCCGGATGACGGCGGACACCTCGATCATCGAACAGGTGGTGGGCACCACGCTGTCCGTCGCGCTCCGCAATGTCATCATGGCGGTGCTGGGCACGGGCTACCTGTTCTGGCTGGCCCCGCAGCTGGCCTTCTGGCTGCTGGTGGGCATCCCGGTGGTAATCGTCCCCATCGCCATTTTCGGCCGCCGCCTGCGCGATGTCAGCCGCACCAGCCAGGACCGCGTGGCCGATGTCGGGGCGATGGTGACCGAAATGCTTTCGGCGATGAAGATCGTGCAGGGGTTCAACCAGGAAAGCCGCGAGGCCGAGCGGTTCGGCGTGGCCGTGGAAGAGACCTTTGCCGTCGCCAAGCGCCGCATCCTGATCCGCGCGGTGATGACGGCACTGCTGATCACCCTCATCTTCGGAGCGATTACCGTGCTGCTGTGGCGCGGCGCGGTGATGGTGACGACGGGCGCGATTTCGGGCGGCACAATCGGCGCCTTCATCTTCGCCGGCGTCATCGTGGCGGGTGCCTTCGGCGCGCTGACCGAGGTGTTCGGCGACCTGCTGCGCGGCGCGGGCGCGGCCAGCCGCCTGCGCGAACTGATGGACGAGAAGCCCGAGATCACCGTTCCCGAGCGTCCGATGGCGCTGCCGCAGCCGCCGCGTGGCAGCCTGTCGTTCCAGAACGTCAGCTTCAGCTACCCGACCCGTCCGGGCGAACTGGCGATCGAGGATTTCTCCCTCATCGTGGAGCCGGGCGAGACCGTCGCCATCGTCGGCCCGTCGGGTGCGGGCAAGTCCACCATTTTCCAGCTGGCCGAGCGGTTCTACGATCCCGCCGCCGGCACCATCCGCATCGACGGCGTGCCGCTGACGCAGGCGGACCCGGCCGAGGTGCGTCGCCGCATGGCGCTGGTGCCGCAGGAAGGCATCCTGTTCGCCGCCAGCGCGCGCGACAACCTGCGCTACGGTGCCTGGGACGCGGACGAGGACGCCATCTGGGAGGCCGCGCGCGCGGCCAATGCGGAAAGCTTCCTGCGCGACCTGCCCGAAGGCCTCGACACCTTCCTTGGCGAAGGCGGGGCGCGCCTGTCGGGCGGCCAGCGCCAGCGCGTCGCCATCGCCCGCGCCCTGCTGCGCGATGCGCCGATCCTGCTGCTGGACGAGGCGACCAGCGCACTCGATGCCGAGAGCGAGCGGCTGGTGCAGGACGCGCTGGAGCACCTGATGGAGAACCGCACGACACTGGTAATCGCCCACCGGCTGGCCACCGTGCGCGCCTCGGATCGCATCGTGGTGATGGAAGATGGACGCATCGCCGAACAGGGCGATCACGCCAGCCTTACGGCCAAAGGCGGTCTTTACGCGCGCCTGGCAGCCTTGCAATTCGACGATCCCGTCACGACCTGA
- the recQ gene encoding DNA helicase RecQ has product MSESFTLDQAREALRRIYGFADFRGRQEDVIARVLAGQSTLAVMPTGAGKSLTYQLPACLLDGTCVVISPLIALMHDQLRAAQANGIRAATLTSVDADWRETLDAFRSGALDLLYVAPERASQPGFRDLLSSAKLALFAVDEAHCVSEWGHDFRPDYRQLRPLMDAFPDVPRLALTATADAHTRADILTQLGIPEEGLVVAGFDRPNIRYAIRPRDALPRQLAQLCADHPGPGIVYAPTRRKVEALAEQLAGATGRPVLPYHAGLPAEERAANQAAFVASEDMVMVATIAFGMGIDKPDVRFVAHAGVPKSIEAYYQETGRAGRDGDPALALMLWGAGDFAQARARLSEVDSARQQGERQRLDALAGLVETAGCRRAVLLRHFGEDPPQTCGNCDNCLDPPEMIDVTQLARKFLSAVYRTGQSFGFGHLQKVLTGTADERVRSKGHENLSVFGIVEGEEAALLQPVARALQVRGSLVQTEHGGLALAGDAKALLTGEAELMICRPPPRQRSRKRRGDATPNPVGDPLFDALRELRRDLAAEAGVPPYVVFHDAALRAMAANRPANLVEMAQIPGVGAKKLEAYGEAFLKAIREN; this is encoded by the coding sequence ATGAGCGAATCCTTCACCCTGGACCAAGCGCGCGAGGCGCTGCGCCGGATATACGGCTTTGCCGATTTCCGCGGGCGGCAGGAGGACGTGATCGCGCGCGTGCTGGCCGGGCAGTCCACGCTGGCGGTGATGCCGACGGGCGCGGGCAAGTCGCTCACCTACCAGCTGCCCGCCTGCCTGCTGGATGGCACCTGCGTGGTGATCTCCCCGCTGATCGCGCTGATGCATGACCAGCTGCGTGCGGCGCAGGCCAACGGCATCCGCGCGGCCACGCTGACCAGCGTCGATGCCGACTGGCGGGAAACGCTCGACGCTTTCCGCAGCGGTGCGCTGGACCTGCTCTACGTCGCGCCCGAACGCGCCAGCCAACCGGGTTTCCGCGACCTGCTGTCGAGCGCGAAGCTGGCCTTGTTCGCGGTGGACGAGGCGCATTGCGTTTCCGAATGGGGCCATGACTTCCGCCCTGACTATCGCCAGCTGCGCCCGCTGATGGATGCCTTTCCCGACGTGCCGCGCCTAGCGCTGACCGCGACGGCGGACGCGCATACGCGGGCCGACATCCTCACCCAGCTGGGTATCCCGGAAGAGGGGCTGGTGGTTGCCGGCTTCGACCGGCCCAATATCCGCTACGCCATCCGCCCGCGTGATGCGCTGCCGCGCCAGCTGGCGCAACTGTGCGCCGACCATCCGGGACCGGGCATCGTCTATGCCCCCACCCGCCGCAAGGTGGAGGCGCTGGCAGAGCAGCTGGCCGGGGCCACGGGGCGCCCGGTGCTGCCCTATCATGCGGGCCTTCCGGCAGAGGAGCGCGCCGCCAACCAGGCCGCCTTCGTCGCCAGTGAGGACATGGTGATGGTGGCGACCATCGCCTTCGGCATGGGCATCGACAAGCCGGACGTGCGCTTCGTCGCCCATGCCGGCGTACCCAAGTCGATCGAGGCCTATTACCAGGAGACCGGCCGCGCGGGCCGCGACGGCGACCCGGCGCTGGCGCTGATGCTGTGGGGCGCGGGCGATTTCGCGCAGGCCCGGGCGCGCTTGTCCGAAGTCGACAGCGCTCGCCAGCAGGGGGAGCGGCAACGGCTCGACGCACTGGCCGGGCTGGTGGAGACGGCGGGCTGCCGCCGCGCGGTACTGTTACGGCATTTCGGCGAAGATCCCCCGCAGACCTGCGGCAATTGCGACAATTGCCTCGATCCGCCCGAGATGATCGACGTGACCCAGCTGGCGCGCAAGTTCCTCTCCGCCGTCTATCGCACCGGGCAAAGCTTCGGTTTCGGGCACCTGCAAAAGGTGCTGACGGGCACCGCGGACGAGCGGGTGCGTTCCAAGGGGCACGAAAACCTTTCGGTCTTCGGCATCGTCGAGGGGGAGGAGGCGGCACTGCTGCAACCCGTCGCCCGGGCGCTTCAGGTGCGTGGCAGCCTGGTGCAGACCGAGCATGGCGGGCTGGCCTTGGCCGGCGATGCCAAGGCCCTGCTGACGGGCGAGGCCGAGCTGATGATCTGCCGCCCGCCGCCCAGGCAGCGCAGCCGCAAACGGCGCGGCGATGCGACGCCCAACCCGGTCGGTGATCCGCTGTTCGATGCGCTGCGGGAACTTCGCCGCGACCTTGCCGCCGAGGCAGGTGTGCCGCCCTATGTCGTGTTCCACGACGCCGCCCTGCGCGCCATGGCCGCTAATCGGCCCGCCAACCTGGTGGAGATGGCGCAGATTCCCGGCGTCGGGGCGAAGAAGCTGGAAGCCTATGGCGAGGCCTTCCTCAAGGCGATCCGGGAGAACTAG
- a CDS encoding SPFH domain-containing protein: protein MTADTADFRRSKEHRAKTYNGYFFLIGLPILWLLSYWLVGSAIPGLDNPGKAGKVLFVFTLAGTAIVNFIFLFGFFMVQPNQTRVITLFGSYAGTERTEGLRWIWPWMGKQKVSARAHNIHSERVKINDKRGNPIDVACNVVWRVRDTAQAVFDVDDFKEFVNIQIEAGLRTVGARHPYDDFEEGETTLRGSPDVVNGELQTELNERLAVAGIVVDEAGLTHLAYASEIAGAMLRRQQADAVIAARKKVVLGAVGMVEDALEKLSRDGIVELDDERRAAMVSNLMVVLCGDRDTQPVVNAGTLYQ from the coding sequence ATGACAGCCGACACGGCAGACTTCCGCCGCAGCAAGGAACACCGGGCGAAAACCTACAACGGGTATTTCTTCCTCATCGGACTGCCGATCCTGTGGCTGCTGAGCTACTGGCTGGTCGGCAGCGCCATTCCCGGCCTCGACAATCCGGGCAAGGCGGGGAAGGTGCTCTTCGTCTTCACCCTAGCCGGCACGGCGATCGTCAATTTCATTTTCCTGTTCGGCTTCTTCATGGTGCAGCCGAACCAGACGCGGGTGATCACCCTATTCGGCAGCTATGCCGGGACCGAGCGGACCGAAGGGCTGCGCTGGATCTGGCCGTGGATGGGCAAACAGAAGGTCTCCGCCCGTGCGCACAACATCCATTCCGAGCGGGTGAAGATCAACGACAAGCGCGGCAATCCCATCGACGTGGCCTGCAACGTGGTGTGGCGCGTGCGCGATACCGCGCAGGCGGTGTTCGACGTCGACGACTTCAAGGAATTCGTGAACATCCAGATCGAGGCGGGCCTGCGCACCGTGGGCGCGCGCCATCCCTATGACGATTTCGAGGAAGGCGAGACCACGCTGCGCGGCAGCCCCGATGTCGTGAACGGCGAGTTGCAGACCGAGCTCAACGAGCGGCTGGCAGTCGCCGGCATCGTGGTCGACGAAGCGGGCCTGACGCACCTTGCCTATGCTTCCGAAATCGCCGGCGCCATGCTGCGCCGCCAGCAGGCCGATGCGGTGATCGCAGCGCGCAAGAAGGTGGTGCTGGGAGCGGTCGGCATGGTCGAGGATGCGCTGGAGAAGCTCTCCCGGGACGGCATCGTCGAGCTGGACGACGAGCGCCGCGCGGCGATGGTCTCCAACCTGATGGTGGTGCTGTGCGGGGATCGCGATACCCAGCCGGTGGTCAACGCCGGGACGCTCTACCAGTAA